In Mycobacterium gallinarum, a single window of DNA contains:
- the nirD gene encoding nitrite reductase small subunit NirD, with translation MTDVDIGSIDQIPVGEGRTFAIDGEQIAVFRLRNGALRALDAVCPHKGGPLADGLADDAVVVCPLHGHTFDLSTGCEASGSDMSVRSYPVRAIEGTVRVSFRRV, from the coding sequence ATGACGGACGTCGATATCGGGTCGATCGATCAAATTCCCGTGGGCGAGGGGCGCACGTTCGCAATCGACGGCGAGCAGATCGCGGTGTTCCGGCTGCGAAACGGTGCGCTGCGGGCCCTGGACGCGGTATGCCCGCACAAGGGTGGTCCCCTGGCCGACGGGTTGGCCGATGATGCGGTCGTTGTCTGCCCACTGCACGGACACACCTTTGATCTGTCCACCGGCTGCGAGGCCAGCGGAAGCGACATGTCCGTCCGCAGCTATCCCGTTCGGGCCATCGAAGGCACAGTTCGCGTCAGCTTTCGTCGGGTTTGA
- the nirB gene encoding nitrite reductase large subunit NirB — protein sequence MAPKLVVVGNGMAGVRAIEEVLARQERGKCAEPFQITVFGDEPYGNYNRILLSNVLAGSQSLEADADDIFLNAMDWYAQNRIDLRAGVRVVRIDRYAKLVQADDGTVTRYDHLILATGSRSFFPPMAGLWADDKTLTDGVFGFRSLDDCMGMITQAEHRTRAVVIGGGLLGLEAARGLQNRGLHVEVVHAGQVLMNAQLDDMGGAILRRSVEALGILVHTSKRTTEVRTDENGRLAGIVFSDGSSIECDMLVIAAGIRPNVGLAQRSGLTVERAIVVDDHMRSIDDDHIYVVGECAQHRGQVYGLVAPLWEQAGVLADHLTGADRTASYHGSRTATKLKVAGVDVAAMGLKAPELPEDEFVQYSEPRHGVYKTIVIRDGKLVGATLLGDVSKVSFLTQAFDSGLPLPEERVSLMFDIGTPDVDIGVAELADDAQVCNCNGVNKAALVRCVQDGETSVSGVMARTKAGKGCGSCKELVGQIVEWAAGGTVADDPSASWYVPSIPYDKPTLMRHIRELELHSVSSVFAALAPDGKEDASSKMALASLLETMWADEFVDERDARFINDRVHANIQRDGTFSVVPQMKGGVTSVTQLRRIADVAAKYEIPMIKLTGGQRIDLLGVRKEDLPAVWADLDMPSGYAYGKSFRTVKTCVGTDFCRYGVGDSTALGIAIEERYQGLASPAKMKLAVTGCPRNCAEALCKDLGVVAIDGGRWEIYVGGAAGAHVRKGDLLATVDDTATVITLTGRFLQYYRENANWLERTYAFVPRVGIDTVRAVVVDDAEGIAGQLDANMQKSVDAYRDPWSDGRNPVTQGQFRTSLPLIPLPQVPVR from the coding sequence ATGGCCCCCAAACTGGTGGTCGTCGGCAACGGCATGGCCGGCGTGCGGGCGATCGAGGAGGTTCTCGCCCGACAGGAACGCGGAAAATGTGCTGAACCTTTTCAGATCACGGTGTTCGGCGACGAGCCGTACGGAAACTACAACAGGATATTGCTGAGCAACGTCCTAGCCGGCAGTCAGAGCCTTGAAGCCGATGCGGACGATATTTTTTTGAACGCGATGGACTGGTACGCCCAGAACCGGATCGACCTGCGGGCAGGCGTGCGGGTGGTCCGTATTGATCGCTACGCGAAACTGGTGCAGGCCGACGACGGGACGGTCACCCGCTACGACCACCTGATCCTGGCGACCGGCAGCAGATCGTTCTTCCCACCGATGGCGGGTTTGTGGGCCGACGACAAGACGCTGACCGACGGCGTCTTCGGCTTCCGTAGCCTCGACGATTGCATGGGCATGATCACCCAGGCCGAGCACCGCACAAGGGCAGTCGTCATCGGTGGCGGGCTGCTCGGCCTCGAGGCCGCACGCGGCCTGCAGAACCGCGGCCTGCACGTCGAGGTCGTGCACGCCGGGCAGGTGTTGATGAACGCTCAGCTCGACGACATGGGCGGGGCGATCTTGCGCCGCTCGGTGGAGGCGCTGGGAATTCTCGTTCACACGTCGAAGCGCACCACCGAGGTCCGCACCGACGAGAACGGCCGCCTGGCGGGAATCGTGTTCTCCGACGGCAGTTCCATCGAGTGCGACATGCTGGTGATCGCTGCCGGTATCCGTCCGAACGTCGGCCTGGCGCAGAGGTCGGGCCTGACCGTCGAGCGGGCGATCGTCGTCGATGACCACATGCGCTCGATCGACGACGACCACATCTATGTCGTCGGCGAGTGCGCCCAGCACCGTGGTCAGGTGTACGGGCTCGTCGCGCCGCTTTGGGAACAGGCGGGAGTGCTCGCCGACCATCTGACCGGCGCCGACAGGACCGCCTCATACCACGGCTCACGAACAGCGACAAAGCTCAAAGTCGCCGGAGTCGACGTCGCGGCAATGGGACTGAAGGCTCCCGAGCTTCCCGAAGACGAGTTCGTGCAGTACTCCGAACCCCGCCACGGCGTCTACAAGACCATCGTCATCCGGGACGGAAAACTGGTCGGCGCAACGCTGCTCGGCGACGTCAGCAAGGTGTCGTTCCTCACCCAGGCTTTTGACAGCGGTCTACCACTCCCCGAGGAGCGGGTGTCGCTGATGTTCGACATCGGCACCCCCGACGTGGATATCGGTGTTGCAGAGTTGGCCGACGACGCTCAGGTGTGCAATTGCAACGGCGTGAACAAGGCGGCGTTGGTGCGATGTGTGCAGGACGGTGAGACGTCGGTGAGTGGGGTGATGGCCAGAACCAAGGCCGGGAAGGGCTGCGGCTCGTGCAAGGAACTCGTCGGTCAGATCGTCGAGTGGGCCGCAGGCGGCACGGTCGCCGATGACCCGTCCGCGTCGTGGTACGTGCCGAGCATTCCCTATGACAAGCCGACATTGATGCGCCATATCCGTGAACTCGAACTGCATTCTGTGTCATCAGTTTTCGCCGCCCTTGCCCCGGATGGCAAGGAGGACGCGAGCTCGAAGATGGCCTTGGCCTCGCTGTTGGAGACGATGTGGGCCGACGAATTCGTCGACGAGCGGGACGCGCGGTTCATCAACGACCGGGTACACGCGAACATCCAGCGCGACGGCACCTTCTCGGTGGTTCCACAGATGAAGGGCGGGGTCACCAGTGTCACGCAGTTGCGCCGAATCGCCGACGTAGCAGCGAAATACGAGATACCGATGATCAAGCTGACCGGCGGCCAGCGCATAGACCTGCTGGGTGTGCGCAAGGAAGACCTGCCCGCCGTCTGGGCGGACCTCGACATGCCGTCGGGATACGCCTACGGCAAGAGCTTCCGGACGGTCAAAACCTGTGTCGGCACTGACTTCTGCCGGTACGGGGTCGGCGATTCGACGGCACTGGGCATCGCGATCGAGGAACGGTATCAAGGCCTCGCCAGCCCGGCCAAGATGAAGCTGGCAGTCACGGGCTGCCCCCGAAACTGCGCGGAGGCGCTGTGTAAGGACCTCGGCGTGGTGGCGATCGACGGCGGCCGTTGGGAGATCTACGTCGGCGGCGCGGCGGGTGCGCACGTCCGCAAGGGGGACCTGTTGGCCACTGTCGATGACACGGCAACGGTCATCACACTCACCGGCCGGTTCCTGCAGTACTACCGGGAGAATGCGAACTGGCTCGAGCGCACGTACGCGTTCGTGCCTCGTGTTGGTATCGACACGGTCCGCGCCGTCGTCGTCGACGATGCCGAGGGCATCGCCGGCCAACTGGACGCGAACATGCAAAAGTCCGTCGACGCCTATCGCGATCCATGGAGCGACGGCCGAAACCCGGTGACGCAAGGCCAGTTCCGCACATCGCTGCCACTCATACCCCTGCCTCAGGTACCAGTGCGATGA
- a CDS encoding molybdopterin oxidoreductase, with amino-acid sequence MSDGSTPRFLQGPFDFEGNGLDKPLLLDDSLRYVVPAGSVTQPVYFRGGNSSDDMVTVVLFRDGKPMRYFPIAARGATHVALRVVEDLLGDTVLELFVAAPAGCTGTVVVDLGLVEV; translated from the coding sequence GTGAGCGACGGCAGCACTCCCCGATTCCTGCAGGGCCCCTTCGATTTCGAGGGCAACGGGTTGGACAAACCGTTGCTGCTCGACGATTCACTGCGGTATGTGGTGCCCGCGGGCTCCGTAACCCAGCCGGTGTATTTCCGCGGCGGCAATTCCAGCGACGACATGGTCACCGTCGTGTTGTTCCGTGATGGAAAACCGATGCGCTACTTCCCCATTGCGGCCCGCGGTGCGACTCACGTGGCACTGCGGGTGGTCGAAGATCTCCTCGGGGACACGGTTCTCGAACTGTTCGTCGCCGCACCCGCGGGCTGCACGGGGACGGTAGTCGTCGACCTCGGACTGGTGGAGGTCTGA
- a CDS encoding nitrate/nitrite transporter, translating to MTRNRTIEHWDAEDVAAWEAGGKQIAKRNLIWSIFAEHVGFSIWSIWSVMVLFMPQNVYGIDAAGKFYLVAVPTLVGAFMRIPYTIAPAKFGGRNWTIVSALLLLIPTVLTWWAMKNPGTSYTTFIVVAAFAGFGGGNFASSMTNINAFYPQRLKGWALGLNAGGGNIGVPVIQLVGLLVIAAVSNTAPEIVCAIYLVLIACAAIGAALFMDNLGNQHSNLGALVEALRYKHSWVMSFLYIGTFGSFIGFSFAFGQVLQINFLAGGDTAAQASLHAAQISFLGPLLGSISRPFGGKLADRIGGGRITMYTFVAMIFAAGILVGTGMLDDGMAGAPTGGQMIAYVIGFIVLFILSGIGNGSTYKMIPSIFEAKAQGHDDWSPAEKAAWSRSMSGALIGFAGAVGALGGVFINVVLRASYVGEAKSATNAFWVFMAFYVICAIVTWAVFLRMKTARVDTGEHIGGPAVPVAAG from the coding sequence TTGACCCGTAACCGCACCATCGAGCACTGGGACGCCGAAGACGTGGCGGCCTGGGAGGCCGGTGGCAAGCAGATTGCCAAGCGCAACCTGATCTGGTCCATCTTCGCCGAACACGTCGGCTTCTCGATCTGGTCGATCTGGTCCGTGATGGTGCTGTTCATGCCGCAGAACGTCTATGGAATCGACGCGGCGGGCAAGTTCTACCTGGTGGCGGTGCCCACATTGGTCGGCGCCTTCATGCGGATCCCGTACACGATCGCGCCCGCCAAATTCGGTGGTCGCAACTGGACGATCGTCAGTGCGCTGCTACTGCTGATCCCGACTGTCTTGACCTGGTGGGCGATGAAGAACCCCGGCACGTCCTACACCACGTTCATCGTGGTGGCGGCGTTCGCCGGCTTCGGTGGAGGAAACTTTGCCTCGTCGATGACCAATATCAATGCCTTCTACCCACAGCGGCTGAAGGGATGGGCACTTGGTCTCAACGCCGGCGGCGGCAACATCGGCGTGCCGGTCATACAACTCGTCGGCCTGCTGGTGATCGCCGCCGTTTCCAACACCGCACCAGAGATCGTCTGCGCCATCTACCTGGTGCTGATCGCGTGTGCCGCCATTGGCGCAGCGCTTTTCATGGACAACCTCGGCAATCAGCATTCGAACCTCGGCGCGCTGGTAGAAGCGTTGCGCTACAAGCACTCCTGGGTGATGAGCTTCCTCTACATCGGTACGTTCGGATCTTTCATCGGATTCTCCTTCGCCTTCGGTCAGGTGCTGCAGATCAACTTCCTGGCCGGCGGCGACACCGCCGCACAGGCGTCACTGCACGCGGCGCAGATCTCCTTCCTGGGCCCGCTGCTGGGGTCGATTTCGCGACCGTTCGGCGGCAAGCTTGCCGACCGGATCGGCGGCGGGCGGATCACCATGTACACCTTCGTGGCGATGATCTTCGCCGCCGGCATCCTGGTGGGGACCGGAATGCTCGACGACGGCATGGCGGGGGCGCCGACAGGTGGCCAGATGATCGCTTACGTCATCGGATTCATCGTGCTGTTCATCCTGTCGGGCATAGGGAACGGATCGACGTACAAGATGATCCCCTCCATCTTCGAGGCGAAGGCGCAGGGCCACGACGACTGGAGCCCCGCGGAGAAGGCGGCATGGTCGCGGAGCATGTCCGGGGCGCTGATCGGGTTCGCCGGCGCCGTCGGAGCACTGGGCGGTGTGTTCATCAACGTGGTCCTGCGGGCCTCGTACGTCGGTGAAGCCAAGTCCGCGACGAACGCGTTCTGGGTGTTCATGGCGTTCTATGTGATCTGCGCAATAGTCACCTGGGCGGTCTTCCTTCGAATGAAGACTGCGCGCGTCGATACCGGAGAGCACATCGGCGGCCCGGCGGTGCCCGTCGCCGCGGGCTGA
- a CDS encoding bifunctional nitrate reductase/sulfite reductase flavoprotein subunit alpha, translating into MAVTRTACSYCGVGCGIKVETTTRDGRAVIARVSGDKLHPTNFGRLCTKGSTHAEMMAAVDGRLTSALLRPARGEEAVLVPVDEAVAEAGRRLRAIVDEHGADAVALYVSGQMSIEAQYLATKLAKGFLRTVHIESNSRLCMASAGTGYKQSLGADGPPGSYTDFDCADLFFVTGSNMADCHPILYLRMVDRLKSGAKLIVVDPRRTATAERADLFLQIRPGTDLALLNGLLNLLVENDDIDADFIADQTEGWDTMPAFLADYTPEVVAQITGLAEEDIRTAAKMIGEAGEWMSCWTMGLNQSTHGTWNTNAICNLHLATGAICRPGSGPMSLTGQPNAMGGREMGYMGPGLPGQRSVLAAADRAFVERQWGLEPGTIRTDVGPGTIDMFSQLADGRIKACWIICTNPVATVANRATVIAGLEAAELVITQDTYRDTATNRYADIVLPASLWAESDAVMVNSERNVTLLAQSLPPRGEARPDWQLICQVATHLGFGEYFGYESSEQIFDEIRRFHNPKTGYDLRGVSYARLRETSLQWPCPPGDDNDRHPIRYLNDGVSQDYFVDENGHAPRLAFPTPSRRAVFHARPHMNPRELPDDDFPMVLNTGRLQHQWHTMTKTGRVDALNKLNSGPFVEIHPLDAVALDIVGDQPVELSTRRGRAVLPAVVTDRVRQGTCFVPFHWNDEHGEYLTVNALTNDAVDPDSLQPEFKACAVSLRPFAAPLRKPTPLTPPELTEGPLVLWASQTGTAEEFAGKVAAAIGAPNLVNMNDIALADLATRDVLIVTSTFGEGGPPDNGAEFWNRLNSPDAPTLTGVRYAVLGIGDRTYDNFCGHAKAIDTRLVALGAARLLERVECEAYDDEPMSRWVDQVATLLGRSVSSTPAAVAEPFTRAHPIVAPLCRNVLLSSPSALKEVRQFGFDISGFDVAYAAGDSLGVYPTNDPAAVDAWLAATGMHGEHHVVVDGTELSMREALTSRYDFCRVTPDLLRFITENCRDAKALRARKDKLDKWLVGRNGLDLVQEFVVHADPDQWLEVLVRLTPRNYSISSSPLVSPHEVQLTVSVVRYRGADGGRRGGVCSTFLADRATTAPVFLQRSPHFRPPEDSGTPMIMVGPGTGIAPFRGFLQERRALGHAGRNWLFFGDQHRNENFYYRDDLEDMARDGFLSRLDVAFSRDQAKRVYVQHKMLDRGADVWRWLDDGGHFYVCGDASRMASDVDAALTTIIERHGGMSRERAHDYKRELVAAKRYVRDVY; encoded by the coding sequence ATGGCCGTCACCCGCACCGCGTGTTCGTACTGCGGAGTCGGCTGCGGCATAAAGGTCGAGACCACCACCCGGGACGGCCGCGCGGTGATTGCCCGCGTGTCGGGAGACAAGCTCCACCCCACCAACTTCGGCCGGCTCTGCACCAAAGGGTCGACACATGCCGAAATGATGGCGGCGGTCGACGGCCGGCTGACCTCCGCACTGCTGCGGCCCGCTCGAGGCGAGGAGGCAGTCCTCGTCCCGGTCGACGAGGCGGTCGCCGAGGCGGGACGGCGGCTGCGCGCTATCGTCGACGAGCACGGAGCCGACGCGGTCGCGCTCTATGTATCGGGCCAGATGTCCATCGAGGCGCAGTATCTGGCCACGAAACTGGCCAAGGGCTTTCTGCGCACCGTGCACATCGAGTCGAACTCGCGGTTGTGCATGGCAAGTGCGGGAACCGGTTACAAGCAGTCGCTCGGCGCCGACGGGCCGCCGGGGTCGTACACCGACTTCGACTGTGCCGATCTGTTCTTCGTCACCGGCTCCAACATGGCCGACTGTCACCCGATCCTGTATCTGCGGATGGTGGATCGGCTGAAGTCCGGCGCCAAGCTGATCGTCGTCGACCCGCGCCGCACCGCCACCGCCGAACGCGCCGACCTCTTCCTGCAAATCAGACCCGGCACCGACCTCGCACTGCTCAACGGGCTGCTCAACCTGCTCGTCGAAAACGATGACATTGACGCCGATTTCATCGCCGACCAAACCGAGGGCTGGGACACCATGCCCGCTTTCCTTGCCGACTACACACCCGAGGTGGTCGCCCAGATCACCGGCCTCGCCGAAGAAGACATCCGCACCGCCGCGAAGATGATCGGCGAGGCAGGTGAATGGATGAGCTGCTGGACGATGGGGCTGAACCAGAGCACCCACGGCACCTGGAACACCAACGCGATCTGCAACCTGCACCTGGCCACCGGCGCGATCTGCCGGCCCGGCAGCGGCCCGATGTCGCTGACGGGGCAGCCCAATGCGATGGGTGGCCGCGAAATGGGTTACATGGGGCCGGGTTTGCCCGGTCAGCGTTCTGTCCTCGCGGCTGCCGATCGAGCTTTCGTCGAGCGGCAATGGGGACTGGAGCCGGGTACCATCCGGACCGACGTCGGACCCGGCACCATCGACATGTTCAGCCAGCTCGCCGACGGTCGCATCAAGGCGTGCTGGATCATCTGTACCAATCCGGTTGCCACTGTGGCCAATCGCGCGACGGTGATCGCCGGGCTGGAAGCCGCTGAACTCGTCATCACACAGGACACCTATCGCGACACCGCCACCAACCGGTACGCCGACATCGTGCTGCCCGCCTCGCTGTGGGCCGAGTCCGACGCCGTGATGGTGAACTCCGAACGTAATGTCACGCTGTTGGCGCAGTCACTGCCGCCGCGCGGGGAGGCACGGCCCGATTGGCAGTTGATCTGCCAAGTGGCAACACATCTGGGATTTGGTGAGTACTTCGGCTACGAGTCCAGCGAGCAGATCTTCGACGAGATCCGCCGCTTCCACAACCCGAAGACCGGATACGACCTTCGTGGTGTGAGCTACGCACGGCTGCGCGAGACATCGTTGCAGTGGCCGTGCCCACCCGGTGACGACAACGACCGTCACCCGATCCGTTATCTCAACGACGGCGTCAGCCAGGATTACTTTGTCGACGAGAACGGCCACGCACCCCGGCTGGCCTTTCCGACGCCGTCTCGACGCGCGGTCTTTCATGCCCGACCGCACATGAATCCGCGCGAGCTGCCCGATGACGACTTCCCGATGGTGCTCAATACCGGCCGCCTGCAACATCAGTGGCACACCATGACCAAGACCGGCAGGGTCGACGCGCTCAACAAACTGAATAGTGGCCCCTTCGTGGAAATCCACCCACTGGATGCCGTCGCGCTTGACATCGTCGGCGATCAACCCGTCGAACTCAGCACGCGGCGCGGTCGCGCCGTGCTCCCCGCAGTCGTCACCGATCGAGTGCGTCAGGGCACCTGCTTCGTGCCATTCCACTGGAACGACGAACACGGTGAATATCTGACGGTCAACGCACTCACCAACGACGCCGTCGACCCCGACTCACTGCAGCCCGAATTCAAGGCCTGCGCCGTCAGCCTGCGACCGTTCGCCGCACCGCTGCGCAAGCCCACGCCTTTGACGCCTCCGGAACTGACCGAGGGGCCGCTGGTGCTGTGGGCGTCGCAGACCGGCACCGCCGAGGAGTTCGCGGGCAAGGTGGCCGCCGCCATCGGCGCGCCGAACCTGGTCAACATGAACGACATTGCCCTCGCCGACCTCGCCACGCGCGACGTTCTCATAGTCACCAGCACTTTCGGCGAAGGCGGACCGCCCGACAACGGTGCCGAGTTCTGGAACCGGCTGAACTCCCCGGACGCCCCCACGTTGACGGGTGTGCGCTACGCGGTTCTCGGCATCGGTGACCGCACGTACGACAACTTCTGCGGCCACGCCAAGGCCATCGACACACGATTGGTCGCGCTGGGCGCAGCACGCTTGCTCGAACGTGTCGAATGCGAAGCCTACGACGACGAACCGATGAGCCGATGGGTCGATCAGGTCGCCACCCTGCTGGGACGCTCGGTGTCCTCGACGCCCGCCGCCGTCGCCGAACCGTTCACCCGCGCGCATCCGATCGTCGCACCGTTGTGCAGGAACGTTCTACTGAGCTCGCCCTCGGCGCTGAAAGAGGTGCGCCAGTTCGGCTTTGACATCTCCGGGTTCGACGTCGCCTACGCGGCGGGTGACTCACTCGGCGTGTACCCGACGAACGATCCGGCTGCCGTCGACGCCTGGCTGGCCGCCACCGGTATGCACGGCGAGCACCACGTCGTCGTCGACGGCACCGAGTTGTCGATGCGCGAGGCGCTCACATCGCGTTACGACTTCTGTCGCGTGACACCGGACCTGCTGCGGTTCATCACGGAGAACTGTCGCGACGCGAAGGCGCTACGCGCCCGCAAGGACAAGCTCGACAAGTGGCTCGTCGGCCGCAACGGACTCGACCTCGTACAGGAATTCGTCGTGCACGCCGACCCTGACCAATGGCTCGAGGTGCTCGTGCGGTTGACCCCGCGCAACTACTCCATATCCTCGAGCCCACTGGTGAGCCCGCACGAGGTGCAGCTGACGGTCTCGGTGGTGCGTTACCGAGGCGCCGACGGCGGCCGGCGTGGGGGAGTGTGCTCGACGTTCCTCGCCGACCGCGCGACCACGGCTCCGGTGTTCTTGCAACGATCCCCGCACTTCCGGCCTCCGGAAGACAGCGGAACACCGATGATCATGGTGGGTCCGGGAACGGGTATCGCGCCGTTCCGCGGGTTCCTGCAGGAACGTCGTGCGCTCGGCCACGCAGGCCGCAACTGGCTGTTCTTCGGCGATCAACATCGCAACGAAAACTTCTACTACCGTGACGATTTGGAGGACATGGCCCGTGACGGCTTTCTCAGCCGCCTCGATGTCGCGTTCAGCCGGGACCAGGCCAAGCGGGTCTATGTACAGCACAAGATGCTTGATCGCGGCGCCGATGTGTGGCGCTGGCTCGACGACGGCGGGCACTTCTACGTGTGCGGCGACGCCTCCCGGATGGCCAGCGACGTCGATGCGGCGTTGACGACGATCATCGAAAGACACGGCGGCATGTCACGCGAGCGGGCCCACGACTACAAACGCGAACTCGTGGCCGCGAAACGCTACGTTCGCGACGTGTACTGA
- a CDS encoding FMN-binding negative transcriptional regulator, translating into MYIPSSNRIDDDDEIRRFVAAARSAEFVTVGSDGTPVATLLPIMWEGDVVVAHMAKANPQWKSIAPGSPALLISTGPEAYISPSWYAAKAEHGRVVPTWNYSAVHLSGTVRVHEDREWLRDVVTRLTGVHENVRSEPWRVSDAPAKYIEGQLGGIVGLEITVTRVEGKAKLSQNRSENDRRGVIKGLLEEQDYEAAKVAAAMDTEL; encoded by the coding sequence ATGTATATCCCGTCTTCCAACCGTATCGACGACGACGACGAGATTCGGCGCTTCGTCGCCGCGGCGAGATCGGCCGAGTTCGTAACGGTCGGCAGCGACGGGACTCCCGTCGCGACCCTGCTGCCGATCATGTGGGAGGGCGACGTCGTGGTGGCGCATATGGCGAAGGCCAACCCGCAGTGGAAGTCCATTGCTCCCGGCAGCCCGGCGCTGTTGATCTCTACGGGGCCTGAGGCCTACATCAGCCCGTCGTGGTACGCGGCCAAGGCCGAGCACGGAAGGGTGGTGCCAACGTGGAACTACAGCGCTGTCCACCTGTCCGGCACGGTGCGGGTCCACGAGGACAGGGAATGGCTGCGCGACGTCGTCACCCGATTGACCGGTGTGCACGAGAACGTGCGTAGTGAGCCGTGGCGCGTCAGCGACGCGCCGGCAAAGTACATCGAAGGACAACTCGGCGGCATCGTGGGATTAGAGATCACCGTTACCCGCGTCGAGGGCAAGGCGAAGCTGAGCCAGAACCGTTCGGAGAATGATCGCCGCGGGGTCATCAAAGGCCTTCTCGAAGAACAGGACTACGAAGCAGCGAAAGTCGCGGCGGCGATGGACACCGAGCTGTAG
- a CDS encoding carboxymuconolactone decarboxylase family protein produces the protein MTMAERVPMLDREQAQLRAAECGLPEELADLSVFRVALHQPRVAVALYGLLDALLFRGSLDARLRELVIMRIGWITGSEYEWTQHWRIATLLGVPEHDLLAVRDWQNSESLGPVERAVLAATDDVVRDGVISEENWAGCQKAFNSDHAVLVELVGAIANWRLFSILLRSLNIPLESGTDGWPPDGRAPRRGD, from the coding sequence ATGACCATGGCGGAACGCGTACCGATGCTCGACCGTGAGCAGGCCCAGCTGCGGGCTGCCGAATGTGGGTTGCCCGAAGAGTTGGCAGACCTGTCGGTATTCCGCGTGGCACTTCATCAGCCGCGTGTGGCGGTTGCGCTGTATGGGCTGCTAGACGCGTTACTCTTCCGCGGTTCCCTTGACGCGCGGCTACGCGAGCTGGTCATCATGCGCATCGGCTGGATCACTGGCTCCGAATACGAATGGACTCAACATTGGCGAATCGCCACACTGCTCGGCGTGCCTGAGCATGATCTCCTCGCGGTGCGCGACTGGCAGAATTCTGAAAGCCTCGGGCCAGTCGAGCGTGCGGTCCTCGCAGCGACCGATGATGTGGTACGGGACGGGGTCATCTCCGAGGAAAACTGGGCTGGGTGCCAGAAGGCATTCAATAGCGATCACGCGGTTTTGGTCGAACTTGTCGGAGCAATCGCCAATTGGCGGCTCTTTTCGATCCTGCTTCGATCCCTGAATATTCCGCTTGAGTCCGGTACCGACGGCTGGCCGCCCGATGGGCGAGCTCCTCGGCGTGGCGATTGA
- a CDS encoding zinc-dependent alcohol dehydrogenase: MIAEAMVLTGPRSLQRRQMTIPDVGDRGAILRVEACGLCGTDHEQFTGHLPAGFSFVPGHEIVGIVEHVGTSASQRWGVQAGQRVAVEVFRSCRDCPECRRGEYRRCAVNGIATMFGFVDVQIGAGLWGGYATHVELPWDAMLLPIAEDMDPVLATLFNPLGAGIQWGATLPDTKAGDVVAILGPGIRGICAAVAAKEAGAAFVAMTGVGPRDEQRLAIARSFGVDLPIDVSQDNAVTALQRETGGQLADVVVDVTAKAPSAFADAVDLARPGSTVVVAGTRGGGGAPGFEPDLLVYKELRVVGALGVEYPAYRAALEILAEGRWPFDRITRESTGFAGLAPLLNSLADENARSSAALHNVFLPTP, translated from the coding sequence ATGATCGCCGAGGCCATGGTGTTGACGGGACCGCGGAGTCTGCAGCGGCGCCAGATGACCATCCCCGACGTCGGCGATCGAGGTGCGATACTGCGAGTTGAAGCATGCGGTCTGTGCGGAACGGATCACGAACAGTTCACCGGACACCTGCCTGCCGGCTTCTCATTCGTTCCAGGTCACGAAATCGTCGGCATCGTCGAACATGTCGGCACCTCGGCCAGCCAACGCTGGGGTGTACAAGCCGGCCAGCGCGTGGCCGTCGAGGTGTTCCGGTCCTGCCGTGACTGCCCCGAGTGTCGCCGTGGCGAATACCGGCGGTGCGCGGTGAACGGCATCGCCACCATGTTCGGGTTCGTCGACGTGCAGATCGGCGCGGGCTTATGGGGCGGATACGCCACCCATGTGGAGCTTCCGTGGGACGCGATGCTACTCCCGATTGCCGAAGACATGGATCCCGTGCTCGCCACGTTGTTCAACCCTCTCGGCGCCGGAATCCAATGGGGGGCAACTCTTCCCGATACTAAGGCGGGGGACGTCGTAGCGATCCTGGGGCCCGGCATCCGCGGAATCTGCGCGGCTGTGGCGGCCAAAGAGGCGGGAGCCGCGTTCGTCGCGATGACCGGCGTCGGCCCACGCGACGAACAACGACTGGCCATAGCCAGATCATTCGGTGTCGACCTGCCCATCGATGTATCGCAGGACAACGCAGTGACAGCGCTCCAGCGTGAGACAGGCGGGCAGCTTGCTGACGTGGTCGTCGATGTGACCGCCAAAGCACCCTCCGCGTTCGCCGATGCGGTCGACCTTGCCAGACCGGGCAGCACAGTCGTGGTGGCCGGCACCCGCGGGGGAGGCGGCGCGCCCGGGTTCGAACCAGACTTGTTGGTATATAAAGAATTACGCGTTGTAGGCGCACTCGGCGTGGAGTATCCCGCCTACCGGGCAGCCCTCGAGATTCTCGCTGAGGGCCGCTGGCCGTTCGACCGCATCACCAGAGAATCAACCGGATTCGCTGGGCTCGCGCCGCTGCTCAATTCGCTTGCAGATGAAAATGCCCGATCAAGTGCAGCCCTGCACAACGTCTTTCTGCCCACGCCCTGA